The Acidobacteriota bacterium genome window below encodes:
- a CDS encoding diol dehydratase small subunit: protein MSKLTDNYPLSEKSPDRLTTPTGASWKDIDLQSVLDGTLSMSDLRIAPETLELQAQIAESAGRSQLAENLRRAAELVGVPEARILEVYQALRPGRSTPAELESLADELESQYRAGRCARFLREAAQAYAS, encoded by the coding sequence CTACCCGCTGTCCGAAAAGAGTCCCGACCGGTTGACCACTCCCACGGGCGCCTCCTGGAAGGACATCGACCTGCAGTCGGTCCTGGACGGCACCCTCAGCATGAGCGATCTGCGAATCGCCCCCGAGACCCTGGAGCTTCAGGCCCAGATCGCCGAGAGCGCCGGCAGGAGCCAACTGGCGGAAAACCTGAGACGGGCGGCCGAGCTGGTAGGGGTTCCGGAGGCCAGGATCCTGGAGGTCTACCAGGCCCTGAGGCCCGGCCGCAGCACCCCCGCCGAGCTGGAGAGCCTGGCTGACGAGCTGGAATCGCAGTACCGGGCCGGCCGTTGCGCCCGCTTCCTGCGGGAGGCGGCCCAGGCCTACGCTTCCTGA
- a CDS encoding alpha/beta hydrolase — MDDGAPIRVVRHGNPSGPRVVLSHGNGFASDSYFPFWRHMLERFDLALYDVRNCGRNPFHAGEAHDYPRFVRDIAQVHGAIAEEWGEKTTIGVFHSMTAIAALLAIIDGVWHWDALVLFDPPVVPPDGNPRRGPLVSEGETLRAAALGRQNRFRDPEELADVFRWMHRFRRLRPGVAELNARSVLHFDRASGEWLLRCPGAVEADLYTDVAELEIWRQPNPAGRPLLIVGSDPVPEDAPKTAPCCKLFCETFGIEYAFVPDTSHLLQLEEPEQCFALFDAFLADNEVAT, encoded by the coding sequence ATGGACGATGGCGCGCCAATTCGCGTCGTGCGCCACGGCAACCCGTCAGGGCCACGTGTCGTGCTGAGCCACGGCAATGGCTTCGCGAGCGATTCCTACTTCCCGTTCTGGCGACATATGCTTGAGCGGTTCGACCTTGCGCTGTACGACGTCCGCAACTGTGGGCGCAACCCCTTTCACGCGGGCGAGGCTCACGACTATCCCCGCTTCGTGCGCGACATTGCGCAGGTGCACGGCGCGATTGCGGAAGAATGGGGCGAGAAGACCACCATCGGAGTCTTCCATTCGATGACGGCGATTGCAGCCCTGCTGGCCATCATCGACGGCGTCTGGCACTGGGACGCGCTGGTATTGTTCGACCCGCCGGTGGTCCCGCCCGATGGGAACCCGCGGCGCGGCCCGCTGGTGTCCGAGGGCGAGACGCTGCGCGCCGCCGCTCTGGGCCGCCAGAACCGGTTCCGGGACCCCGAGGAACTTGCCGACGTTTTCCGTTGGATGCACCGGTTCCGCCGCCTGCGGCCGGGCGTGGCGGAACTCAATGCACGCTCGGTGCTGCACTTCGATCGCGCCAGCGGAGAATGGCTGCTCCGTTGCCCCGGCGCAGTCGAGGCGGATCTCTATACCGACGTCGCCGAACTGGAAATATGGCGGCAGCCCAACCCGGCGGGGCGCCCGCTCTTGATCGTCGGTTCCGACCCAGTGCCGGAGGACGCGCCGAAGACTGCGCCATGTTGCAAGTTATTCTGCGAGACATTCGGCATCGAATACGCCTTTGTGCCCGATACCAGCCACCTCTTGCAACTCGAGGAGCCGGAGCAGTGCTTCGCTCTGTTCGACGCATTCCTCGCCGACAACGAGGTCGCCACATGA
- a CDS encoding DSD1 family PLP-dependent enzyme, translating to MTYQTLRRSPLAPAGGATAGLLSRLDSGDPVHLDELPTPSLLLDLDLFEANLDKMSRNASRHSIGLRPHAKTHKCPEIARRQVEAGALGACTATIHEAEVLAAGGIPGLLITSEMVGRNKMERLVALTRSQPDTMSVVDDIAHARQLNDAAEAGDVRLNVLVDIDPMGRRTGTTAGDAAMALAEGILKLSRLNLLGVHSYSGASSHVVGFTDRKAHSAEVMAPPIETYQRMKKAGMPVEILTGASTGTYNIDPFLEEITEMQVGSYVFMDVDYQIIGGESGEVYDDFAPALTVLTTVMSKRHRDLATLDAGMKAFATDRESVPEVKGISGTRYQFGGDEHGMLQLPNPSREIKLGDRLEFVVPHCDPTVNLYNYLVLRRGEQVEGYWPVAGRGHS from the coding sequence ATGACCTATCAGACCCTGCGACGTTCCCCCCTGGCGCCGGCCGGAGGCGCTACCGCCGGCCTCCTGAGCCGCCTGGACTCCGGCGATCCGGTCCATCTGGACGAGCTTCCCACCCCGTCCCTGCTTCTGGACTTGGATCTGTTCGAGGCCAACCTCGACAAGATGAGCCGGAACGCCAGTCGCCACTCCATCGGGCTGCGGCCTCACGCCAAGACCCACAAGTGCCCCGAAATCGCCAGGCGGCAGGTGGAGGCCGGCGCGCTGGGGGCCTGCACCGCCACCATCCACGAAGCCGAGGTGCTGGCGGCCGGAGGCATACCCGGCCTGCTGATCACCTCCGAGATGGTGGGGCGCAACAAGATGGAACGGCTTGTGGCGCTGACCCGCAGCCAGCCCGACACCATGTCGGTGGTGGATGACATTGCGCACGCCCGGCAGCTCAATGACGCGGCCGAGGCGGGTGACGTCCGGCTCAACGTGCTGGTCGACATCGACCCCATGGGGCGCCGCACCGGAACCACGGCCGGAGATGCGGCCATGGCTCTGGCGGAGGGGATCCTGAAGCTGTCGAGGCTGAACCTACTCGGGGTGCACTCCTACTCGGGGGCCAGCTCCCACGTGGTCGGATTCACCGATCGCAAGGCCCACTCCGCGGAGGTGATGGCGCCTCCCATTGAAACCTATCAGAGGATGAAGAAGGCGGGGATGCCGGTCGAGATTCTCACCGGAGCCAGCACCGGAACCTACAACATCGACCCCTTTCTGGAAGAGATCACCGAGATGCAGGTCGGCTCCTACGTCTTCATGGACGTCGACTACCAGATCATTGGGGGGGAGAGCGGAGAGGTCTATGACGATTTCGCCCCTGCCCTGACCGTGCTGACCACCGTCATGAGCAAGCGCCACCGGGACCTGGCCACCCTGGACGCCGGCATGAAGGCCTTCGCCACCGATCGAGAGTCGGTACCCGAAGTCAAGGGCATCAGCGGCACCCGGTACCAGTTCGGCGGCGACGAGCACGGGATGCTGCAACTGCCCAACCCCAGCCGCGAGATTAAGTTGGGCGACCGGCTGGAGTTCGTGGTGCCCCACTGCGATCCCACTGTCAATCTCTACAACTACCTCGTCCTGCGCCGGGGAGAGCAGGTGGAAGGCTACTGGCCGGTGGCCGGCCGCGGGCACTCGTAG
- the bcp gene encoding thioredoxin-dependent thiol peroxidase, which produces MLKAGDKAPDFTGTDDKGQTVALKDFRGKKVVLYFYPKDNTPGCTQEACDFRDSMADLSQKGTVVLGVSPDSVSSHQKFKAKFSLPFGLLSDGDHAIAEAYGAWQEKSMYGRKYMGIVRSTFVIDEEGNIAEAHGKVKVKGHVAGLLKSL; this is translated from the coding sequence ATGCTTAAGGCTGGGGACAAGGCCCCCGATTTCACGGGAACCGACGATAAGGGGCAGACCGTTGCCCTCAAGGATTTTCGAGGCAAGAAGGTCGTGCTCTACTTCTATCCCAAGGACAACACGCCGGGGTGCACCCAGGAGGCCTGCGACTTTCGGGATTCGATGGCCGATCTCAGCCAAAAGGGCACGGTGGTGCTGGGGGTCAGCCCGGATTCGGTCTCGTCCCACCAGAAGTTCAAGGCCAAGTTCTCTCTGCCTTTTGGGTTGCTCAGCGACGGAGATCACGCCATCGCCGAGGCCTACGGAGCCTGGCAAGAGAAGTCCATGTACGGGAGAAAATACATGGGCATCGTCCGCTCCACCTTCGTGATCGACGAGGAAGGCAACATCGCCGAGGCTCACGGCAAGGTCAAGGTGAAGGGCCACGTGGCGGGGCTGCTGAAGTCGCTCTGA